Proteins encoded within one genomic window of Alteribacter populi:
- the spoVE gene encoding stage V sporulation protein E, protein MPKTKTTPDFILIAATLALLAVGMIMVYSASAVWADFKFADSFFFLKRQLFFAALGIIAMVFLMQIDYWAWRSWAKLLLVVCFGLLVIVLIPGVGLVRGGAQSWLGVGAFSIQPSEFMKIAMIVFLAKYLSEKQKYITTWKKGLFPTLGLVLTAFALIMLQPDLGTGMVMVLTCVVMVFIAGAKTSHFLVLAMIGLGGLVGLVLSAPYRLMRIVSFLDPWQDPLGSGFQIIQSLYAIGPGGLLGLGLGESRQKYFYLPEPQTDFIYAILAEELGFIGGVFVLILFAILLWRGLRIALHAPDLFGTFLATGIIGMIAIQVMINIGVVTGLMPVTGITLPLLSYGGSSLTLMLSSIGILLSVSRFARA, encoded by the coding sequence TTGCCAAAAACGAAAACAACACCTGATTTTATTTTAATTGCCGCAACGCTTGCCTTATTAGCGGTCGGAATGATCATGGTTTATAGTGCGAGTGCTGTATGGGCGGATTTTAAATTTGCTGACTCGTTTTTCTTTTTAAAAAGACAGTTGTTTTTTGCTGCGCTAGGCATTATAGCTATGGTATTTTTAATGCAGATTGACTATTGGGCATGGCGGTCGTGGGCAAAGCTTTTGCTTGTCGTTTGTTTTGGGTTATTGGTCATTGTGTTAATTCCTGGAGTCGGACTTGTTCGCGGAGGTGCCCAAAGCTGGCTCGGAGTCGGTGCATTTTCAATCCAGCCTTCGGAATTTATGAAAATCGCAATGATCGTGTTCCTGGCTAAATACTTATCTGAAAAACAAAAATACATCACGACTTGGAAGAAAGGCTTATTCCCTACGTTAGGTCTCGTTCTAACCGCATTCGCGTTAATCATGCTGCAGCCAGACCTAGGTACGGGTATGGTAATGGTACTAACTTGTGTGGTCATGGTCTTTATCGCTGGAGCTAAAACCTCTCACTTTTTGGTGTTAGCCATGATAGGACTAGGTGGACTAGTTGGGCTGGTTTTGTCTGCACCTTATCGTCTGATGCGAATTGTTTCATTTTTGGATCCATGGCAAGACCCGCTAGGAAGCGGCTTTCAAATCATTCAATCTCTTTATGCTATCGGCCCAGGCGGCTTGCTAGGACTGGGATTAGGAGAAAGCAGACAAAAATACTTTTATTTACCCGAGCCGCAAACGGACTTTATTTATGCAATATTAGCAGAAGAGTTGGGCTTTATCGGAGGAGTGTTTGTTTTAATTTTGTTTGCCATATTGTTATGGCGGGGGTTGCGTATTGCCTTGCATGCACCTGACTTGTTCGGCACGTTTTTAGCTACTGGAATTATTGGAATGATTGCGATTCAAGTGATGATTAACATCGGCGTCGTTACAGGACTGATGCCAGTTACGGGGATTACGTTGCCATTACTCAGCTACGGAGGTTCCTCATTAACATTAATGCTTTCATCGATCGGTATTCTACTCAGTGTTAGTCGTTTTGCTAGGGCATAA
- the murD gene encoding UDP-N-acetylmuramoyl-L-alanine--D-glutamate ligase yields the protein MKDVRDFVNQEVLVLGLAKSGTAAARLLLKLGARVTVNDQKQLEENEAAQMLEKEGCRVVCGDHPLSLVHDQVAFVIKNPGIRYDNPLVAKALQKDIPVITEVELAYRISEAPIVGITGSNGKTTTTTLIDHMLQFSSYDPLIAGNIGKVSCEVAQEASEKNVMVTELSSFQLMGVDTFKPEIAVLLNLIDAHLDYHGSREAYANAKGQLFKNLNEQSVIVYNYDDLQVREMAERVQAKLLPFSVKEKLTEGAWIENDDLIVNGEPILHRDEMSLPGEHNIENAMAAALVARHYQTEVDRIAFVLKNFSGVKHRLQYLKSIKGRKFYNNSKATNIPATITALKAFTQPVVLIAGGLDRGNEFDELIPWLKGKVRAVVTYGETSEKIARVTKEAGIPVYQADFLEQAVPKAYSESSEGDIVLLSPACASWDQFKTFEVRGDCFIEAVEKLDS from the coding sequence ATGAAAGATGTGCGAGACTTTGTTAATCAAGAGGTACTCGTGTTAGGGCTTGCTAAAAGCGGGACAGCAGCAGCCAGGTTACTCCTTAAATTAGGGGCTCGGGTGACAGTGAATGACCAAAAGCAGCTAGAAGAAAACGAAGCGGCTCAAATGTTAGAAAAAGAGGGGTGTCGCGTAGTATGCGGTGACCACCCTTTATCTCTCGTTCATGATCAAGTGGCTTTTGTCATTAAAAATCCCGGTATTCGCTATGACAATCCCCTTGTTGCAAAAGCTCTGCAAAAGGACATCCCTGTGATTACCGAAGTGGAGCTAGCCTACCGGATAAGTGAAGCGCCTATCGTAGGTATTACTGGCTCGAACGGTAAAACAACCACGACAACTCTGATTGATCACATGCTTCAGTTTAGTTCTTATGATCCTCTTATTGCAGGTAACATTGGAAAGGTAAGCTGTGAAGTCGCTCAAGAAGCTTCCGAAAAAAACGTCATGGTCACTGAACTTTCCAGCTTTCAATTAATGGGAGTTGATACGTTCAAGCCAGAGATAGCGGTGCTCTTAAATTTGATCGATGCTCACCTCGATTATCACGGCAGCAGGGAAGCGTACGCTAATGCAAAAGGACAGTTATTTAAGAACCTGAATGAACAAAGTGTTATCGTTTATAATTATGACGATTTGCAAGTTCGAGAGATGGCTGAACGAGTCCAAGCTAAGCTCTTGCCATTTTCCGTGAAAGAAAAGCTAACGGAAGGGGCTTGGATTGAAAATGACGATTTAATTGTCAATGGAGAACCGATTCTTCATAGAGATGAGATGTCACTGCCAGGTGAGCATAACATCGAGAATGCAATGGCAGCAGCACTTGTCGCTCGTCATTACCAGACAGAGGTTGATCGCATCGCTTTTGTTTTAAAGAATTTCAGTGGCGTCAAGCACAGATTGCAATATTTGAAGAGTATTAAAGGCCGGAAGTTTTATAACAACTCAAAAGCGACAAATATCCCTGCTACGATCACAGCCTTAAAAGCATTTACGCAACCCGTTGTGTTAATTGCCGGCGGACTCGATCGCGGAAATGAATTTGATGAACTGATTCCTTGGCTGAAAGGGAAAGTTCGTGCTGTAGTAACCTACGGAGAAACATCTGAAAAGATTGCCCGTGTTACAAAGGAAGCAGGGATACCCGTTTACCAAGCAGACTTTTTAGAACAAGCGGTACCTAAAGCTTACTCCGAATCTAGTGAAGGGGATATCGTACTTTTATCTCCGGCATGCGCTAGCTGGGACCAATTTAAGACATTTGAAGTTAGAGGCGATTGTTTTATAGAAGCTGTTGAAAAATTGGACAGCTAA
- a CDS encoding UDP-N-acetylmuramoyl-L-alanyl-D-glutamate--2,6-diaminopimelate ligase — protein MKKSLQSLIDTLPYYQYIGEANPEISSVHMDSRDVSEHSLFICVRGFTVDGHAYAHEAVKRGAVALVAEEKLEVDVPVILVKDSKRAMALIANRFFDYPTLDMNLIGVTGTNGKTTTTHLIEKILNDANQRTGIIGTMYVRYGGEEKKVQNTTPESLPLQHTFNEMKKESVDTAVMEVSSHALEMGRVHGCHYDVAVFTNLSQDHLDYHETMEKYLHAKGLLFAQLGNGYSPKKNPLAVLNSDDPASTELLKMTAAPVIQYGIDNDSEIRAVNVKFDEGGSRFTVTTPEESIPVRLNMVGKFSVYNALAAIAAVRPSGIPLKEVIKSLEEINGVSGRVEKVTDDDSPFTVLVDYAHTPDSLENVLETINEFATGRVITVVGCGGDRDRTKRPQMARVAEEHSDYVLLTSDNPRSENPRQIITDMEEGMQGDQYTVIVDRKDAIFKAVNMASEKDVILIAGKGHETYQTIGNQTFDFDDRVIAKQAMEALSDEKA, from the coding sequence ATGAAGAAGTCTCTTCAATCACTAATAGACACGTTACCTTATTATCAGTATATAGGGGAAGCAAACCCGGAAATATCCTCCGTTCACATGGACTCACGTGACGTATCTGAACACAGTTTGTTTATATGTGTAAGAGGTTTCACAGTAGATGGGCACGCGTATGCTCACGAGGCAGTGAAAAGAGGAGCTGTCGCTTTAGTTGCTGAAGAAAAACTAGAAGTAGATGTTCCTGTTATTCTTGTCAAAGATTCAAAGCGTGCGATGGCGTTAATTGCGAATCGTTTTTTCGATTACCCGACTTTGGACATGAACCTTATTGGGGTGACCGGCACGAACGGAAAAACAACGACCACCCACCTCATTGAAAAGATTTTAAATGATGCGAACCAGCGTACAGGAATCATCGGCACGATGTATGTGCGCTACGGCGGAGAGGAAAAAAAAGTTCAAAATACGACGCCTGAATCACTTCCGCTGCAACATACGTTTAATGAAATGAAAAAAGAATCCGTAGATACTGCTGTGATGGAAGTCTCTTCTCATGCACTGGAAATGGGACGTGTTCACGGGTGTCATTATGACGTGGCTGTTTTTACGAACCTATCTCAAGATCATTTGGACTATCATGAAACAATGGAGAAGTATTTACACGCTAAAGGCTTATTGTTTGCTCAACTAGGAAATGGGTACTCTCCTAAAAAAAATCCATTGGCTGTTCTAAATAGTGATGATCCTGCTTCAACTGAACTATTGAAAATGACAGCAGCTCCTGTCATTCAATATGGGATCGACAACGATAGTGAAATTCGAGCCGTAAATGTCAAGTTTGATGAAGGCGGCTCACGCTTTACAGTAACAACACCAGAAGAATCTATCCCGGTCCGTTTAAATATGGTTGGGAAATTTTCTGTCTATAATGCGTTAGCTGCAATTGCAGCTGTCCGTCCATCGGGTATTCCTTTAAAAGAAGTGATTAAAAGTCTAGAGGAAATTAACGGCGTATCCGGGCGTGTTGAAAAAGTAACAGACGACGACTCACCTTTTACTGTCCTCGTTGATTATGCCCACACTCCAGATAGTCTTGAAAATGTGTTGGAAACAATTAATGAATTTGCAACTGGCCGTGTGATCACTGTCGTTGGCTGTGGCGGGGATCGCGATCGTACGAAGCGCCCGCAAATGGCGCGTGTAGCTGAGGAGCATTCTGATTATGTATTACTAACCTCTGATAATCCGCGCTCAGAAAACCCGCGTCAAATCATTACAGACATGGAAGAAGGCATGCAAGGAGATCAATACACAGTCATCGTTGACCGCAAAGACGCGATTTTTAAAGCGGTGAACATGGCGAGTGAAAAGGACGTTATTCTTATTGCCGGAAAAGGCCATGAGACATACCAGACGATAGGAAATCAGACGTTTGATTTTGATGACCGAGTGATTGCAAAACAAGCGATGGAGGCGTTGTCTGATGAAAAAGCTTAA
- the murG gene encoding undecaprenyldiphospho-muramoylpentapeptide beta-N-acetylglucosaminyltransferase codes for MKVLISGGGTGGHIYPALALIEQIKKEIPNAEFLYIGSDNGLESRIVPDNQIPFKTVTISGFRRKLSVENVKTVLRFLKAVSTAKRYIRDFHPDVVIGTGGYVCGPVVFAAAKQRIPTLIHEQNSVPGLTNKFLSKYVDRVAISFEASKTFFPKEKVALTGNPRAQQVYEASLEKSGGRLTELGLDPNQKTVLIVGGSRGAKPINEAFLQAVPALKDKPFQCLYVTGDVHYESIKSELTTFGELTNIVCVPFIHDMPQVLKHVDLLVARAGATTLSETTALGLPSLLVPSPYVTNNHQEKNARALENNGAAKVIVEKELSADRLVQEMDASLEKENWQVMHEAAKAMGTPEAATTLRKLMEEVIAEKQ; via the coding sequence ATGAAAGTACTTATATCTGGCGGAGGAACAGGCGGACATATTTATCCTGCTCTCGCGTTAATTGAACAAATAAAAAAAGAAATACCGAATGCGGAATTTTTATATATCGGATCAGATAACGGTCTTGAATCAAGAATTGTTCCTGATAATCAAATTCCCTTTAAAACGGTAACAATTTCGGGATTTAGAAGAAAATTGTCCGTTGAAAATGTAAAAACAGTACTCAGATTTTTAAAAGCAGTATCTACAGCTAAAAGGTACATTCGTGATTTTCACCCTGATGTCGTTATTGGTACAGGAGGCTATGTTTGTGGTCCGGTCGTTTTTGCAGCTGCTAAACAACGAATTCCAACACTCATACATGAACAAAATAGCGTTCCCGGTTTAACTAATAAGTTTTTAAGTAAATACGTGGACCGTGTCGCTATTTCTTTTGAAGCCTCTAAAACCTTTTTCCCTAAAGAAAAAGTGGCACTTACTGGAAACCCGCGCGCTCAACAAGTGTATGAAGCGTCCCTAGAAAAAAGCGGCGGGCGCCTAACAGAGCTTGGGCTTGATCCGAACCAAAAAACAGTGTTAATTGTTGGAGGGAGCCGCGGTGCAAAGCCAATTAATGAAGCATTTTTACAAGCAGTACCTGCATTGAAGGATAAACCTTTTCAATGTCTTTATGTGACAGGAGACGTTCATTACGAGTCAATTAAATCCGAATTAACAACATTTGGAGAGCTAACCAATATCGTCTGTGTTCCGTTTATTCACGATATGCCTCAAGTGTTAAAGCACGTCGATCTTTTAGTAGCCAGAGCTGGTGCAACTACGCTGTCAGAAACGACGGCTCTCGGACTGCCTTCATTGCTAGTTCCGAGCCCGTATGTAACAAATAATCATCAGGAAAAAAATGCTCGGGCTCTTGAAAACAACGGGGCAGCCAAAGTGATCGTGGAAAAAGAATTGTCTGCCGATCGCCTCGTTCAAGAAATGGATGCGAGTCTTGAAAAAGAAAACTGGCAAGTCATGCACGAAGCAGCAAAGGCCATGGGAACTCCAGAAGCAGCAACTACTTTGAGGAAGCTAATGGAAGAAGTTATAGCTGAAAAACAATAG
- a CDS encoding UDP-N-acetylmuramoyl-tripeptide--D-alanyl-D-alanine ligase: protein MKKLNLSSSLVQKVSLNQTGSNIDTFNGVSIDTRTIEAGSLFVPIIGDRFDGHQFLEAAIEGGASGTFWQKGVPLPDMLPNDFPVYFVEDTLEALQQLAEAYKKQVGPTVIAVTGSNGKTTTKDMIASVLGERLNVHKTEGNYNNHIGLPLTVLRMQEDTDVLICEMGMNHKGEISFLSELVEPHYGVITNIGESHMEQLGSREGIAEAKGEITDGMKASGVLILDGDEMLLNREWKTSVIECGFHEEALFYAHSIQNTPQGVTFTVKGIPEAFELPVLGAHNVKNALYAIALGAHLGLTDEDARNGLKNLTVTSMRMEQLTAETGALLINDAYNASPTSMKAAIETVKVMEDYSRKVVVLGDMLELGVHEKTLHESVASACVGTAMNVVTIGEKAFWIAEALKSRKDDTLNIEHYENKKQAMKRLQHFNAPDTVFLFKASRGMEFEQLIEQLIHS from the coding sequence ATGAAAAAGCTTAACCTTAGTTCTTCCCTGGTACAAAAGGTTTCTCTAAATCAAACAGGATCAAACATTGATACTTTTAACGGTGTCAGCATCGATACCCGTACAATTGAAGCAGGATCTTTGTTTGTCCCAATTATTGGTGACAGATTTGATGGTCATCAGTTTTTAGAAGCTGCGATTGAAGGCGGAGCAAGCGGAACGTTCTGGCAAAAAGGTGTCCCATTACCGGATATGCTACCAAATGACTTCCCTGTCTACTTTGTAGAAGACACGTTAGAAGCGTTGCAGCAATTAGCGGAAGCATACAAAAAACAAGTAGGGCCTACTGTTATTGCGGTTACCGGTTCAAATGGAAAAACAACGACGAAGGACATGATCGCATCTGTATTGGGCGAACGACTCAATGTCCATAAAACAGAAGGGAATTATAATAACCATATTGGCCTTCCGTTAACCGTCTTACGAATGCAAGAAGATACAGATGTCCTTATTTGTGAAATGGGAATGAATCATAAAGGAGAAATTTCATTTTTAAGTGAGCTCGTTGAACCCCATTATGGTGTGATCACAAACATAGGAGAATCTCATATGGAGCAACTTGGTTCAAGAGAAGGGATAGCCGAGGCTAAAGGTGAGATCACTGACGGTATGAAAGCGAGTGGTGTTCTCATTCTTGATGGAGATGAAATGTTATTAAACCGCGAATGGAAAACATCTGTCATCGAGTGCGGGTTTCATGAAGAGGCTCTTTTCTATGCTCACTCGATTCAAAACACGCCACAAGGTGTAACTTTTACTGTCAAGGGCATTCCCGAAGCGTTTGAGCTTCCTGTTTTAGGTGCTCACAATGTGAAAAATGCCCTCTACGCGATTGCTTTAGGAGCGCACCTTGGTTTAACGGATGAAGATGCCAGGAACGGTTTGAAAAATTTAACCGTTACAAGCATGAGAATGGAGCAACTCACAGCAGAAACAGGGGCGCTACTAATTAATGATGCTTACAATGCAAGTCCTACTTCGATGAAAGCCGCGATCGAAACCGTTAAGGTAATGGAAGATTACTCTCGCAAAGTAGTCGTGCTAGGAGATATGTTAGAGTTGGGAGTTCATGAAAAAACGTTACATGAGTCTGTTGCGAGTGCTTGTGTCGGTACAGCTATGAATGTAGTCACGATTGGTGAAAAAGCATTTTGGATTGCAGAGGCATTAAAGAGCCGAAAAGACGATACACTGAATATTGAACACTACGAAAATAAAAAACAAGCAATGAAACGATTACAACACTTCAATGCACCCGATACTGTATTTTTATTTAAAGCTTCGCGGGGCATGGAGTTTGAACAATTGATTGAACAATTAATTCACAGCTAG
- the mraY gene encoding phospho-N-acetylmuramoyl-pentapeptide-transferase, with the protein MLEQGLLFALIMSFLVTVVLSPIFIPFLRRLKFGQSIRDEGPESHKKKTGTPTMGGIMIILAIILTTLVMGGKFHSLNVEIFLVILVTFGFGLLGFLDDFIKVAKKRNLGLTSKQKFLGQLIIAGIFYVVLLQSGLSTDIHIPGTAFSVDIGWFYFPLIIIMLVGASNAVNLTDGLDGLVAGTAAVAFGAFAIVAYSASMFTVSLFSAAVVGAVLGFLVFNAHPARVFMGDTGSLALGGALASIAILTKTELLLVIIGGVFVIETLSVIIQVISFKTTGKRIFKMSPLHHHYELSGWSEWRVVVTFWLVGILFAVAGIYLEVWL; encoded by the coding sequence ATGCTGGAACAAGGTTTATTATTTGCACTAATCATGTCATTTCTCGTAACGGTGGTGCTTTCCCCGATATTCATTCCATTTTTAAGGCGTTTGAAGTTTGGGCAAAGCATTCGAGATGAGGGACCAGAATCTCACAAGAAAAAAACAGGAACACCTACGATGGGTGGAATTATGATTATTTTAGCGATCATTTTGACCACACTGGTAATGGGTGGGAAATTTCATTCTTTAAATGTAGAAATTTTCCTCGTTATACTTGTGACGTTTGGCTTTGGTTTGTTAGGATTTCTAGATGATTTTATTAAAGTAGCGAAAAAGCGTAACCTAGGACTAACGTCCAAGCAGAAATTTTTAGGTCAGCTTATTATTGCTGGAATTTTTTATGTCGTTCTTCTCCAGAGCGGACTGTCAACAGACATTCACATACCTGGTACGGCATTCTCTGTAGATATCGGTTGGTTTTATTTTCCTCTTATTATCATCATGTTAGTGGGAGCGTCTAATGCGGTCAATTTAACAGATGGATTGGATGGACTTGTTGCAGGAACAGCCGCAGTTGCATTTGGGGCGTTTGCGATTGTCGCTTATTCAGCTTCTATGTTTACAGTTTCTTTATTTAGTGCTGCCGTTGTCGGCGCAGTGCTTGGGTTTTTAGTGTTCAACGCCCACCCTGCTCGTGTATTTATGGGTGATACGGGATCACTAGCTCTCGGTGGAGCTTTGGCATCGATCGCGATATTAACGAAAACGGAACTGCTGCTTGTCATTATTGGTGGTGTTTTCGTTATTGAAACGCTGAGTGTTATTATTCAAGTTATCTCTTTTAAAACGACTGGAAAGCGAATCTTTAAGATGAGTCCACTTCACCATCATTATGAACTGTCAGGGTGGAGTGAATGGCGCGTGGTCGTTACATTTTGGCTTGTCGGTATCTTATTCGCTGTTGCGGGAATATATTTAGAGGTGTGGTTGTAA
- a CDS encoding stage V sporulation protein D produces the protein MKIKRVSNVTVRKRLILSLFVGLVVFSVIAIRLGYVQLVLGDDLSEKASDLWSRNIPFEANRGEILDRNGVPLATNVSAPSVLVVPRQVEDPNETAAKLAETLNMDTQKAYELVTKKESIVRINPEGRKIANELANEVRLLQLDGVYIAEDNRRHYPFGQYLSHVLGFAGIDNQGLTGLELYYDEYLKGQEGHVSFYSDAKGRRMPNLADEYTPPVDGVNLSLTVDSNIQTIIERELDNAEATYNPDGAMAIAMNPNTGEILGMSSRPDYDPERFKEVPPEIFNQNKPVWSQYEPGSTFKIITLAAALEEGKVDLKEDQFHDPGYIEVSGHRLRCWKKGGHGSQTFLEVVQNSCNPGFVALGERLGKETLFDYIHDFGFGEKTGIDLQGEGKGILFDLENVGPLELATTSFGQGVSVTPLQQVVAVAAAVNGGYLYQPYLAKEWTDPDTSEIVSRTSPTMKRHVISEDTSAQIRDALEHVVAKGTGRNAFVDGYRVGGKTGTAQKAQDGRYLENNHIVSFIGFAPADDPQIVVYVAVDNPKEITQFGGTVAAPIVGNIIEDSLQAMGVEKREDQIEKERTWTDEPIVEVPDLIGRTVRDINQSYYELRLDVSGEGNEVAMQSPDPGTRVKAGSAVRVYMDDKTTEDQ, from the coding sequence ATGAAAATAAAGCGGGTTTCTAATGTTACCGTACGCAAGCGTTTAATTTTATCGTTGTTTGTTGGGTTGGTTGTTTTTTCGGTTATTGCAATACGACTAGGTTATGTTCAGCTTGTACTAGGGGATGACCTTTCTGAAAAAGCATCCGATTTATGGAGCAGAAACATCCCTTTTGAAGCGAACCGTGGGGAAATTCTTGACCGAAACGGGGTGCCACTGGCTACTAATGTGAGTGCTCCTTCGGTATTAGTTGTCCCGAGACAAGTGGAAGACCCAAACGAGACGGCAGCTAAATTAGCGGAAACACTAAATATGGATACGCAAAAAGCCTATGAATTAGTGACAAAAAAGGAGTCCATCGTTCGAATCAATCCAGAGGGTCGAAAAATCGCGAATGAACTGGCAAATGAAGTGAGACTTTTACAGCTAGATGGCGTCTATATTGCCGAAGATAATAGGCGCCATTATCCTTTTGGACAATACCTGTCCCACGTATTAGGGTTTGCCGGCATTGATAATCAAGGTCTGACTGGTTTAGAGTTATATTATGATGAGTATCTTAAAGGTCAAGAAGGGCATGTATCTTTTTATTCAGATGCGAAAGGGAGGAGAATGCCGAACCTTGCCGATGAGTATACCCCCCCTGTAGACGGGGTGAATTTGTCTTTAACGGTCGATTCAAATATTCAAACGATCATCGAACGTGAACTTGATAATGCTGAAGCGACTTACAATCCCGATGGTGCGATGGCGATTGCGATGAATCCGAATACAGGTGAAATTCTAGGAATGTCTTCACGTCCTGATTATGATCCGGAGCGTTTTAAAGAAGTGCCTCCGGAAATTTTTAATCAAAACAAACCGGTTTGGAGTCAGTATGAACCCGGCTCCACATTTAAAATTATTACACTTGCAGCAGCTTTAGAGGAAGGAAAGGTTGATTTAAAAGAGGACCAATTCCATGACCCGGGCTATATTGAAGTATCAGGACATCGTCTACGCTGTTGGAAAAAGGGTGGTCATGGGTCCCAAACCTTTTTAGAAGTTGTCCAGAACTCCTGTAACCCTGGGTTTGTAGCTTTAGGCGAAAGATTAGGAAAAGAAACCCTGTTCGATTATATACACGATTTTGGTTTTGGTGAAAAAACGGGAATTGACTTACAAGGTGAAGGAAAAGGGATTTTGTTTGACCTTGAAAATGTAGGTCCCCTAGAATTAGCGACGACCTCGTTTGGGCAAGGGGTATCCGTCACGCCGCTACAGCAAGTTGTTGCCGTTGCTGCTGCGGTGAACGGCGGGTATTTGTATCAGCCCTATTTGGCAAAGGAATGGACTGACCCTGACACGAGTGAAATCGTCTCACGCACTTCTCCAACGATGAAAAGACATGTTATTTCTGAAGATACATCCGCTCAAATCCGTGATGCTCTTGAGCACGTCGTAGCTAAAGGGACGGGTAGAAATGCCTTTGTTGACGGCTACCGAGTCGGTGGGAAAACGGGTACAGCCCAAAAAGCACAAGACGGGCGCTACCTTGAAAATAATCATATCGTATCTTTTATTGGTTTTGCGCCTGCTGACGATCCGCAAATCGTAGTCTACGTTGCTGTGGACAACCCGAAAGAAATTACCCAGTTTGGTGGTACTGTAGCAGCTCCTATTGTCGGGAACATTATCGAGGATAGTCTCCAAGCGATGGGGGTTGAAAAACGAGAAGACCAGATTGAAAAGGAACGTACCTGGACTGATGAACCGATCGTTGAGGTTCCGGATTTAATCGGAAGAACGGTCCGGGACATCAACCAATCCTATTATGAACTTAGGTTGGATGTATCAGGAGAAGGCAATGAAGTAGCGATGCAGTCACCTGATCCTGGTACTAGAGTTAAAGCAGGCTCTGCCGTTCGTGTATATATGGATGACAAAACGACTGAAGACCAGTAA